In the Candidatus Cloacimonadota bacterium genome, AAAGCATCAAAAAAGAACAGGCTCTGGAAAAAGCTCTGCAGATTGCCCAGGAAATGGAAAAAGCCCAAAGCTCGCTTCAAGACAAAACCGGCAATATGAAAGAGGATGCTCAAAGTCTGGCGCGGGAACAGGAAAATATCGCCAAAAAACTGGATGACCTGCAAAAGGCGCTGGATGAAGCGGATAAACTTTTGGATTCAAGCAAAGACAAACAATTGAAACAGGAGATGAAAGAGCTGAAGCAGGATATGAAAAATGGTCAGCTTCAGAAACACATGCAGCAAAGCCAGCAACAGCTCCAGCAAAATCAGCGTTCCCAATCCAGCCAGTCCCAATCCAAAGCCTTGGAAAAGATGAGACAATACACCAAACGCCTGGGTGAAATGAAAAACAGCATGGGCGGTGGAAGCATGCAGGAAGTGAGTTCCGCGATGCAAAAAGCCATCCGCGAGCTGTTAATCTTTTCCAAACAGCATGAAACGCTGCGAGGCCGTTTTGGCGGTGACCCCTACATTATTGTGAACGACCTCATCGCTCAATATGAAGGCTTGCAAGTCTCTTTGAACCGTCTTTTCAGCGTTCCGCAGGTGACGATGTTTCTGCCTCCCAAGTTTTATATGGACCTCACGGACACAAACAAGGGTTATCGTGATATATTCATAAATGTTTCCGAAATGCAGTATAACCAGATTCCCCAACAACTGGAGGTCATCCAAAAGGGCTTGAACCTGATGGTTTACGACCTCATGCAGACCCTGAACAACCCCAGCGCGGGCTCTGGAAGCGGCTCTGGAATGCAATCTTTGATGCAGATGCTGAGTCAGATGAGTGAGGAACAGATGGCGATGAGTATCCTTTCAGAACAACTGATGATGCAATTGCAACAACAGGGCGGAAGGATGGACGCCGGGATGCAGCGCCAGGTTCAAAAACTAGCTGCCGACCAGGAACGTCTGGCGGAAAACCTGAAGCGGGCTTTGCAAAACAATCCCGAAGCCCAAAAACAGGGGAATGCCATCAAGCAAATCATCGAGGAAGCCGAAGCCGTGGCTCGTCAACTGCGCAACAACCAACTTTCCCAAGACCTCTTGCGACGCCAGGAAAACATCATTTCGCGCCTTTTGGATGCCCAGCGTTCCATCAACAAGCGCGAACACAGCGAACGCCGCCAGGCTGAAAGCGGTGACCCTTCCCTGCGTCAGGCTCCAGCGGATGTGAATTATGAAGCCCTGCGCCGCAAAGCGATGTTGGAGGATTCATATCGCTCCTTCCCGCCCGCGTATCAACAGGTTATCCTGAAATATCTGAAGCTGCTCAACGAATGAAAAAGCTTTTAATTCTTTTGCCGCTCTTGTTTTTGGTGCTGCCCATCCTGGCTCAATACAACGAACGCGATATCCTGAGCCAACAAGCCTATCAACATCTGGGACAGCGCCAGTATGCCGAGGCGGAAAAGCTGTTTTTGGAGATTTTGGAGAAGTTTCCAGACGATTCAAACAGCGTGTTTCAGCTTCTGAGCATCTATTTTCAAACCGCTCAGACGGATAAGGCGGACAATCTTTTAAGCAAACACAGGCGAATTTTGCCCGTGAACCAAGCCAGCGAACAGGAAATCCTTTTGCGGGTGATGCAGGGCAGGCCAGATGACGCTTGGCAACTGAGTCAGGCGCATTTGCAAAGATTGGGTTACGCGGAAAATACCTATCGGCTTATTGCGTCTTATTTTGAACGGCGTGGGTTTTATGACCGGGTTTTGGAGCTTTATCAGGAGGCGCGCGAAAAGCGAAATAACCCTGAACTATTTAGGCTGGAAATGGCGAACGCGGCGCTGAACTATCGCCGCTTTGACCTCGCCCTGCAGGAATATCTCACGTTTTTGCAAAAGAACCCCGGCAATCTCTTTTTTGTGAACAATCAATGTAAAACCATATTAACAGAGGACCCCGGCAGTATCGACGCCATTGGGGATTTTGCGCAGAGAAGCTCAAGCCCCATCATTCTTGAACTTTACGCCAACGCGCTGGTTTCCCAAAAAAGGGAGGCGGAAGCTTTGGAAGTGTTTAAATCCCTGCCTCAGGACAGGCTTTTGAACTTCGCAGACCAGCAGTATAAAGCTTTTAACGACGACGTGGCGCTGGCGTCATTTGCCTGGCTTGAGCAAATCAGCCAGGATGTGGTGGACCGTAATGACTACCGGTTTCGCCAAGCGCTGATCCATTTTCGCAACTCTCACCATGTTGAAACCGACAGCCTGCTGCGGGCTGTGGTGACGGATTCGCTGATGTTGGACCGGAAGAACTACCAACGCAAGGGCATCAACCTGAACGCGCGCCGATTGATGGCGGATAATCTGCTGGCGCTGCAACTTGACACCCAGGAAGCGGCATATTGGTATGGCGAAGCGCGTCGGTTTTGCTCCACCGCCTATGACCTTCAAAACATCGACCTGGCGCTAATCCGGCTCATGATGATTGATGAGGAGTATGAAAAAGCCTTGAAAAAACTGGATGAAATCAGCGAGGTTCGACACTTGGAAACACGGGATTACCTGCGTTTCAACGTGGAACTGCTCAGCGGAAACATCGAGGTGGCGGACAGCCTGATGAACGAATATGTAATCCGGTATCCCGGTGGGGTTTACGTGAATGACGCCATCTATTTCATGATGTTCAGTTTGGGGCTGGAAGCCGAACCCTTGGAAAACTTCCACAAAGCCATCCGCCAGATGATGTTGAGTGACCCCGCGGCGGTGGAAACCTTGCTGGAAGTATTTGAGGATTCCCAGGATGAGGAGATTTTGAGCCTGGCGATTGAATGGGCCATTATGCTGGCTGAAAACCAGAGGGCAGCGCAGCTCTTGGACAGGGAGTGGGAAGATTCGCTCAGCGCGGAATATGCCGCCTATTTGAAACTTACCCTCAGCGAGGGTGAAAGCGCCCAACGCCTGGCGCGGGAATTTCTGAAGGAAAACCCAAACAGTATATTTTCCCCAAAATTCAGGCAGGACTTGGGGCGCAGCAGCTATGGCCGCCCTGAATACTAAACATTATACCATGGAAAAAGGGATATAAAATGTACAAGGAACAATACAGCTTCAACATCGAGCGCTATATGAAGCTTGAGCGCTTCGAGCGCTTTCGGCGCTTTGCCGAAACCCAGGAAAGCCCGCTTCTAATCGTGGATTTGGATATCATCAAAGAAAAATATCAGGAATTGGTGGGAGGATTTCCAAATTTGCAAGTTTATTATGCCATGAAAGCCAACCCCATGGATGAGGTGATTTTGCTGTTGGACTCCCTGGGTTCAAACTTTGATGTGGCTTCGGTTTTCGAGCTTGACCAGCTTCTGCGGCTGGGGATTTCGCCGGAAAGAATGAGCTTTGGAAACACAATCAAGAAAGCCCGGGACATCCGCTATTTTTATGAAAAAGGCGTGAAATTGTATGTTACAGACAGCAAAAACGACCTGCTCAATATCGCTGAAAACGCCCCGGGGTCAAAGGTTTATTATCGTCTGCTGACGGAGGGAACCGGTGCCGACTGGCCGCTTACCAGAAAGTTTGGCGCTCACCCGGATGTGATTTACAACCTCATTCTCAAAACCCCGAAGCTGGGACTCATCCCCTGGGGGGTTTCCTTCCACGTTGGTTCGCAACAGCGCGACATCGGTCAGTGGGACGATGCCATTGCCCGCACCAAATATCTCTATGACGCGGTTTTGGAAGAAGGAATCGAGCTTCAGATGATTAATTTGGGCGGCGGTTATCCCGCCAGCTATGTGGACCCATCCCTGTCCATCAAAGATTATAACAGGGAAATCTATCGTTTTATCCAGGAAGACTTTGGCGACCATATCCCTCAGATTGTGATGGAGCCTGGGCGCTCGCTGGTCGCGGATGCCGGGGTCATGGTTGCGGAAATTGTTAATATCGCCACCAAGGCAAAGAACAACCTCTATAAATGGGTGTTTTTGGATGTGGGAAAATTTGGCGGTTTGATTGAAACCATCGATGAATCCATCAAGTTTCCCATCTATTTTCAGCGGGAAGGTCTTGCCGACGAGATTATCCTGGCGGGTCCCACCTGCGACAGCATGGATATCATGTATGAAAACTACAAATATCAAATGCCGGAAAACACCAAACCTGGTGACCGCATCTATATTTTCACCACCGGCGCTTATACCCGAAGCTATTCCTCGGTGAATTTTAATGGCTTCCCACCCCTGCGCGCGGTGACGCTTCCCAAAAAGTAAATCAGAAAATTGAGGAAAAACATGGAACGCCTGCCTTTTGAAACCCTTAAACGCTTTATGCAGAATGTTTTCACCCGTATCGGGGTGCCGGAAGAGGATGCCCAAATCTGCGCGGATATCCTCATCACCAGCGACCTGAGAGGAATCGAATCACACGGCATCGGCCGCCTGAAAATGTATTATGACCGCATCCGGGCTGGGATTCAGAATCCCCTCACAGAGATTGAAGTTTTGCGGGATAAATATGCCACCGCGGTTTGGAGCGGAAATCACGGCATGGGACACGTTGTGGGCCATCGAGCCATGCAAAACGCCATCAAAAAAGCGGGGAAATATGGCCTGGGAGCCGTGGCGGTGCGAGATTCCACCCATTTTGGCATTTGTGGATATTACGCTAAAATGGCGTGTGACGCGGATATGATTGGCCTGATTTTTTCCAACGCGCGTCCCTCGGTCTGCCCCACCCATGGTGTTCAGCCGCTTTTGGGCACGAATCCAATTTGTTTCGGCGCGCCCACAAACCTCGATTTCCCTTTTATTTATGATGCCGCCACCTCCATCAGCCAGAGGGGAAAAATCGAACAGTTTGCCCGTGAAGAAAAACCAACGCCCGCCGGCTGGGCAATTGATTTGGAGGGAAATTCACACACTGATACCGAACGCCTGTTGGTGGATTTGGTGCGACAAACGGCGTCACTTCTGCCCATCGGTGGAAA is a window encoding:
- a CDS encoding type III PLP-dependent enzyme encodes the protein MYKEQYSFNIERYMKLERFERFRRFAETQESPLLIVDLDIIKEKYQELVGGFPNLQVYYAMKANPMDEVILLLDSLGSNFDVASVFELDQLLRLGISPERMSFGNTIKKARDIRYFYEKGVKLYVTDSKNDLLNIAENAPGSKVYYRLLTEGTGADWPLTRKFGAHPDVIYNLILKTPKLGLIPWGVSFHVGSQQRDIGQWDDAIARTKYLYDAVLEEGIELQMINLGGGYPASYVDPSLSIKDYNREIYRFIQEDFGDHIPQIVMEPGRSLVADAGVMVAEIVNIATKAKNNLYKWVFLDVGKFGGLIETIDESIKFPIYFQREGLADEIILAGPTCDSMDIMYENYKYQMPENTKPGDRIYIFTTGAYTRSYSSVNFNGFPPLRAVTLPKK